In Flavobacteriaceae bacterium, the following proteins share a genomic window:
- a CDS encoding NADPH-dependent oxidoreductase, giving the protein MKKIVAIGGSNSKNSINKVLAIYVANQLKKSEVIVADLNDFHLSLYGIDAENENGIPENATRLNNLIESADGLVISLAEHNGSYSTAFKNAFDWMSRINQKVWKGKPMLLMATSPGARGGATVLQTAKASFPHLGANIIADFSLPSFHKNFSEKGIVNKELNIDLAQKIKMLQEAI; this is encoded by the coding sequence ATGAAAAAAATAGTAGCCATTGGTGGAAGTAATAGTAAAAACTCTATTAATAAAGTATTAGCTATATATGTAGCTAATCAGCTTAAAAAGTCAGAAGTTATTGTTGCAGATTTAAATGATTTTCACTTATCATTATACGGAATTGATGCTGAAAATGAAAATGGAATTCCTGAAAATGCTACACGATTAAATAATCTAATAGAATCTGCAGATGGTTTAGTAATATCTTTAGCAGAACATAATGGTTCTTATTCTACAGCATTTAAAAATGCTTTTGATTGGATGTCTAGAATTAATCAAAAAGTATGGAAAGGCAAACCGATGCTGTTAATGGCAACTTCACCCGGAGCTAGAGGTGGAGCAACAGTACTTCAAACAGCAAAAGCATCATTCCCTCATTTAGGAGCAAATATTATAGCCGATTTCTCTTTACCTTCTTTTCATAAAAATTTCTCAGAAAAAGGAATAGTTAACAAAGAGCTAAATATTGACTTAGCTCAAAAAATTAAAATGCTACAAGAAGCAATTTAA
- a CDS encoding MarR family transcriptional regulator: MNNYFQAIFEIIRTGHWITDSISKELKEFGIYEPQYNVLRILRGAKGKPISVNTILENMVQRSSNVTRIVDKLETKRLVKRTLSHEDRRKMDIIITQDGIELLKKLDKKVHNFHKPMMNNLNSEETETLKRLIKKLKEH, translated from the coding sequence ATGAATAATTATTTTCAAGCTATTTTTGAAATTATAAGAACAGGGCATTGGATTACAGATTCGATCTCTAAAGAATTAAAGGAATTTGGAATTTACGAGCCTCAATACAATGTATTAAGAATACTACGCGGGGCAAAAGGAAAGCCTATTTCTGTAAATACAATTTTAGAAAATATGGTACAACGTTCTAGTAACGTAACTCGTATTGTTGATAAACTAGAAACAAAAAGACTTGTAAAACGAACTCTCTCTCATGAAGATAGAAGAAAAATGGATATCATAATTACTCAAGATGGTATTGAATTATTAAAAAAATTGGATAAGAAAGTTCACAATTTTCATAAACCAATGATGAATAATCTTAATTCAGAAGAAACAGAGACTTTAAAACGATTAATTAAAAAATTAAAAGAACATTGA
- a CDS encoding ABC transporter permease, which produces MIKTNLKIGFRSILKHKGFLALNAGGLIIGLTAVLLISLWVYSELSFNKSFKNYSDIASVMQHIAEGEEVRTYTGQPMQLAPVLRDAYGNHFKYVATSTRDREYDIDYGEKVLSIRGRFAEPDLALLLDLEMVTGSREALTDMSSILISKSTAENLFGSENPIGKAFDFSPTMKVKVAGIYEDLPSNSSFDDTGFIASFELLKTTQGYEERLGWGNFWFLVYAQLQDGNTLQEVSTLIKDIRNDNYTESTREAKLFLHPMSKWHLYSEFENGVNVGGDITGVTVFGIIGLFILFLACINFMNLSTANALKRGKEVGVRKTLGSSRKQLVFQFFTESFVIIFFSFCIALGFAYILLPQFNVITLKELAIPFSDLSFWGISALLIFITGILSSLYPSIYISGFKPVKVLKGLISGNKSAVAIRKTLIVTQFVISGVLIIATLTVMSQINHAKNRPIGFNKDLLVSMPINTSKVRQSFDLIKREFEESPYIDQVTASDVRITSTTTTNGGFEWRGKDPKLEEEFYTIRATDGFGKMVEWEIIQGRDFSAQFASDSLAFIVNEAAVKYMGFKNPIGEYVKWGKNRNYEIIGVVKDMVGLSPFDPIVPTLYILHQGDFLNYFNIKIASGDNAIQGALAKMESVFQKHNPENLFSYRFMDDDYQRNFDAEKRVAKLIGLFALVAIFISCLGVLGLSTYMAIQRKKEIGIRKVLGASVQAIWQLLSKQFMVLVLISLIIAIPIGYYISTLWLEEYSYRISVNFGIIASSGVIILGIALLTVSVQIIKAAVVNPVKSLRTE; this is translated from the coding sequence ATGATAAAAACAAATTTAAAAATAGGGTTTAGAAGTATTTTAAAGCATAAAGGATTTTTAGCTTTAAATGCTGGAGGATTGATTATAGGATTAACTGCAGTGTTACTCATTAGTCTGTGGGTGTATAGCGAATTAAGTTTTAATAAATCATTTAAAAATTATAGCGATATCGCTTCTGTAATGCAGCATATTGCTGAGGGTGAGGAGGTTAGAACTTATACAGGGCAACCTATGCAATTAGCTCCAGTATTAAGAGATGCTTATGGAAACCATTTTAAATATGTTGCAACAAGCACAAGAGATCGTGAATATGATATTGATTATGGTGAAAAGGTGTTATCCATTAGAGGAAGGTTTGCAGAACCAGATTTGGCATTGCTTTTAGATTTAGAAATGGTAACTGGCAGTAGAGAAGCACTTACTGATATGTCATCCATCTTAATATCTAAAAGTACGGCTGAAAATTTATTTGGTTCAGAAAACCCAATAGGAAAAGCTTTTGATTTTAGCCCAACAATGAAAGTTAAAGTAGCTGGGATTTATGAGGATTTACCCAGCAACTCAAGTTTTGATGATACAGGATTTATTGCCTCTTTTGAACTTTTAAAAACAACTCAAGGTTATGAGGAACGATTAGGATGGGGAAATTTTTGGTTTCTGGTGTATGCGCAATTACAAGATGGGAATACACTACAGGAAGTATCTACACTTATCAAGGATATTAGGAATGATAATTATACCGAAAGCACAAGAGAAGCTAAACTATTTTTGCACCCTATGTCTAAATGGCATTTGTATTCTGAGTTTGAAAATGGAGTTAATGTTGGCGGAGACATCACTGGAGTCACTGTTTTTGGCATAATTGGTTTATTTATATTGTTTTTAGCTTGTATTAACTTTATGAATTTAAGTACAGCTAATGCACTAAAAAGAGGTAAAGAAGTAGGAGTTAGAAAAACCTTAGGCTCTTCTCGAAAACAATTAGTCTTTCAGTTTTTTACAGAATCGTTTGTAATTATCTTCTTTTCATTTTGTATTGCATTAGGGTTTGCCTATATATTACTACCTCAATTTAATGTCATTACCTTAAAAGAACTTGCAATCCCTTTTAGTGACCTTTCATTCTGGGGAATTAGTGCTTTATTAATATTTATTACGGGTATTTTAAGTAGTTTATATCCTTCAATATACATCTCAGGATTTAAGCCTGTAAAAGTCTTAAAAGGTTTAATTAGTGGTAATAAAAGCGCTGTCGCCATAAGAAAAACACTTATCGTTACTCAATTTGTTATATCAGGTGTACTTATTATAGCAACTTTAACAGTTATGAGTCAAATCAATCATGCTAAAAATAGACCTATCGGATTTAATAAAGATTTACTGGTTAGTATGCCTATTAATACGAGTAAAGTACGTCAAAGCTTTGATCTTATTAAAAGGGAATTTGAAGAATCACCATATATAGATCAAGTTACTGCCTCTGATGTTAGAATAACTAGTACAACTACAACAAATGGTGGTTTTGAATGGAGGGGTAAAGACCCTAAACTTGAAGAAGAATTTTATACTATACGTGCTACTGATGGTTTTGGTAAGATGGTAGAATGGGAAATTATACAAGGTAGAGATTTCTCAGCTCAATTTGCTAGTGACTCCTTAGCATTCATAGTCAATGAAGCTGCTGTAAAATATATGGGTTTTAAAAATCCTATAGGTGAATATGTAAAATGGGGAAAAAATAGAAATTATGAGATCATAGGTGTTGTAAAAGATATGGTAGGATTATCACCTTTTGACCCTATAGTACCTACACTATACATATTGCATCAAGGGGATTTCTTAAATTATTTTAACATTAAAATAGCTTCTGGAGATAATGCTATACAAGGCGCCCTTGCTAAAATGGAATCGGTATTTCAAAAACATAACCCAGAGAATTTGTTCTCATACAGATTCATGGATGATGATTACCAACGAAATTTTGATGCCGAAAAACGTGTTGCAAAACTTATTGGCTTATTTGCATTGGTTGCCATTTTTATAAGTTGTTTGGGTGTTTTAGGCTTATCTACTTATATGGCGATACAACGAAAAAAAGAAATCGGCATTCGAAAAGTATTAGGTGCTTCTGTACAAGCGATATGGCAATTATTATCTAAACAATTTATGGTATTGGTATTGATTTCTTTGATTATTGCTATCCCAATAGGTTATTATATTTCAACTTTATGGTTAGAAGAATATAGCTACCGTATTAGTGTAAATTTTGGCATTATAGCATCATCAGGAGTTATTATATTAGGTATTGCATTGCTTACGGTAAGTGTTCAAATCATTAAAGCAGCTGTAGTAAATCCTGTAAAAAGCTTAAGAACAGAATAG
- a CDS encoding zeaxanthin epoxidase, whose amino-acid sequence MYTIIGAGIGGLTTALAFEKLGIEYQLFEREPELFDIGAGILLSPNALQVFEWLGILDDVKSSGNYIDRITLSKPNLSPLFDNSQDDVKTKFGYYSIAIHRAKLQKLLIKNVPEQKIHLNKSFERFVINRDKVKTIFQDETEYESNFLIGADGINSRVRKQLFPKSKIRYSGQTCWRGISNLRLDNAYKHRGMEIWGNQIRFGFTQIAVGRTYWFAVSLSKPNQKDSSNIKNELLKSYRSFHPLVNKLISSTDNNDIIRNDINDLILLNKWSENNICLIGDAAHATTPNMGQGGAQAIEDAYYLSNLINENLNQNVFQLFQNKRMKKVSSIVKRSWLIGKIAHLKYAQNIRNYFFKNIPQSSIKKKIIEVFDIDKFPKSSS is encoded by the coding sequence TTGTATACAATAATTGGAGCAGGAATTGGAGGATTGACCACCGCATTAGCATTTGAGAAATTGGGAATAGAGTATCAATTGTTTGAAAGAGAACCTGAGTTGTTTGATATAGGAGCAGGAATATTATTATCCCCAAATGCATTGCAAGTATTTGAATGGCTCGGAATATTAGACGATGTAAAGAGTAGCGGAAACTATATAGATCGAATTACGTTAAGTAAACCTAATTTATCACCTTTATTCGATAATTCTCAAGATGATGTAAAAACAAAATTTGGATATTATTCTATTGCAATACATAGAGCGAAACTTCAAAAATTATTAATAAAAAATGTCCCTGAGCAAAAAATTCATTTGAATAAATCATTTGAGAGATTCGTAATAAATAGAGATAAAGTAAAAACGATATTTCAAGATGAGACAGAATATGAATCCAATTTTTTAATTGGAGCAGATGGAATTAACTCAAGAGTAAGAAAACAGCTTTTCCCTAAAAGTAAAATAAGATATTCGGGACAAACCTGTTGGAGAGGAATTTCTAATCTCCGTTTAGATAATGCTTACAAACATAGAGGGATGGAAATATGGGGAAACCAAATAAGGTTTGGTTTTACTCAAATAGCTGTTGGTAGAACATATTGGTTTGCAGTTTCATTAAGTAAACCAAATCAAAAAGATAGTAGTAATATTAAAAACGAATTGCTTAAAAGCTATAGAAGTTTTCATCCATTAGTTAATAAACTAATTTCTTCAACAGATAACAACGATATAATTAGAAACGACATAAATGATTTAATTCTATTAAATAAATGGAGTGAGAACAACATTTGTTTAATAGGAGATGCTGCTCATGCTACAACACCAAATATGGGTCAAGGAGGAGCTCAAGCTATTGAAGATGCATATTATTTATCTAATCTTATTAATGAGAACTTAAACCAAAATGTATTTCAGTTATTTCAGAATAAAAGAATGAAAAAAGTAAGCTCGATAGTGAAAAGGTCATGGTTAATAGGAAAGATAGCACACCTCAAATACGCTCAGAACATACGAAATTATTTCTTTAAAAATATTCCACAAAGTAGTATAAAGAAGAAAATAATCGAAGTATTTGACATAGATAAATTTCCAAAATCATCATCTTAA
- a CDS encoding LysR family transcriptional regulator, which yields MSYQIEFRHFKYFLAVAEDLHFRKAAERLYISQPGLSRQIKQMEDDLGIILFERHNRKVQLTNAGIYLKNELTLNLKNIQHTLNHAKSIHKGDNGSLKMGYVGSAMQNIIPDLLLKFRTKSSNIILNLNEMGNQKQIDELLSNNLDVGFVRLERVPRSIAIRPILKESFCLVLPEDHSINKNNFKDITQLKNESFILFDPKYSTSYFEKIMQIFDDGGFSPLVTHKTIHASSIYKLVENGFGISIVPKSLMSEHQEGIKFIELNKTPHQTTLSVVWNKTNRNPVLNLFLEHIVK from the coding sequence ATGAGTTATCAAATAGAATTTAGACATTTCAAATATTTTTTAGCAGTTGCTGAAGATTTACATTTTAGAAAAGCTGCCGAACGTCTATACATATCACAACCTGGGCTAAGTAGACAAATTAAACAAATGGAAGATGATTTAGGAATTATATTGTTTGAGAGGCATAATCGAAAAGTGCAACTCACCAATGCTGGCATTTATTTAAAGAATGAATTAACTTTAAATTTAAAAAATATACAACACACCTTAAATCATGCTAAATCTATACATAAGGGTGACAATGGAAGTTTAAAAATGGGGTATGTAGGCTCTGCAATGCAGAATATAATTCCCGATTTGTTATTAAAGTTTAGAACTAAATCTTCTAATATTATCTTAAATTTAAATGAAATGGGAAACCAGAAACAAATTGACGAATTACTTTCTAACAACTTGGATGTAGGTTTTGTTAGGTTAGAAAGAGTGCCTAGAAGTATTGCAATACGTCCTATTTTAAAAGAATCTTTTTGTTTAGTACTTCCTGAAGATCATTCAATAAACAAGAACAATTTTAAGGATATTACTCAGCTTAAAAACGAATCGTTTATTTTGTTTGATCCTAAATACAGTACTTCTTATTTTGAAAAAATAATGCAAATTTTTGATGACGGCGGCTTTTCTCCATTAGTAACACATAAAACAATTCACGCCAGTTCAATTTATAAATTAGTAGAAAATGGATTTGGTATTTCAATAGTTCCAAAATCTTTGATGTCAGAACATCAAGAAGGTATTAAGTTTATTGAGTTAAACAAAACACCTCACCAAACAACATTATCTGTCGTTTGGAATAAAACCAATAGAAATCCTGTTTTGAATCTTTTTTTAGAACATATTGTTAAATAA
- a CDS encoding TolC family protein, whose protein sequence is MTWKGLTQNQLKETYSLAECITIALENNLDIKSATISANSAKVNHQQSKTDLLPSVNGNFNLGVNTGRSIDPFTNDFINQELTFSNAGLNIDATVFNGFRLINRTKQNRLNRKASEIEVEAVKQDITLRVTLAYLQVLNSEAVFQLSKTRLEATRQQLNIRESFYKNESGNPADYTDIQGQIANDETSVVIAENNWNNAKLNLIQLLNLDDKIAIETKDFILDFKTYNLSADEVYQDALQNWLAFKAGELRVEAVKKGVSIAKAQFVPEISVFAGVNTNFSSAAQTFTSTGTNIIETGDFVTVNGENLLVMSEQTNFESQNIGFRDQLDNNLNTVVGLSVRIPLFNGLRARNNVRLEKNRVKESTITLERNYLDIKNTIAQVHFDMMTAYQRCESLQKQVEAYKESYRVNEIRFNNGISNFLNYITSKNNFENAKVNLINAQYEYVLQIKILEYYRGNFS, encoded by the coding sequence ATGACCTGGAAAGGGCTTACCCAAAATCAACTAAAAGAAACCTATTCATTAGCAGAATGTATTACAATAGCTTTAGAAAATAATTTAGATATAAAATCAGCAACTATAAGTGCTAATTCTGCAAAAGTGAACCATCAGCAATCTAAAACAGATTTATTGCCTAGTGTAAATGGTAACTTTAATTTAGGAGTCAATACTGGCCGGAGTATAGATCCTTTTACTAATGACTTTATCAACCAAGAATTAACTTTTTCTAATGCTGGGTTAAATATTGATGCTACTGTTTTTAATGGATTTCGATTAATTAATAGGACTAAACAAAATCGTTTAAACCGAAAAGCATCCGAAATAGAAGTAGAAGCCGTCAAACAGGATATCACTTTAAGAGTAACACTAGCATATTTACAAGTGTTAAATAGCGAAGCTGTTTTTCAACTATCAAAAACACGTTTAGAAGCTACCCGGCAGCAACTTAATATTAGAGAAAGTTTTTATAAAAATGAATCAGGAAACCCAGCAGATTATACAGATATACAAGGCCAGATTGCAAATGATGAAACCAGTGTTGTTATCGCAGAAAATAATTGGAATAATGCAAAGTTAAACCTTATTCAGTTGTTGAATTTAGATGATAAGATTGCTATAGAAACAAAAGATTTTATTTTAGATTTTAAAACATACAACTTGTCTGCTGACGAGGTCTATCAAGATGCATTGCAAAATTGGTTAGCTTTTAAAGCAGGTGAGCTACGTGTTGAAGCCGTAAAAAAAGGAGTGAGTATTGCTAAAGCACAGTTTGTTCCAGAAATTTCTGTTTTTGCAGGAGTGAATACCAATTTTTCTAGTGCTGCTCAAACTTTTACATCTACAGGAACAAATATTATAGAAACGGGGGATTTTGTAACCGTAAATGGAGAAAACTTATTGGTAATGAGTGAACAAACTAATTTTGAATCTCAAAATATCGGATTCCGCGACCAATTGGATAATAATTTGAATACAGTAGTAGGGCTTTCAGTAAGAATACCACTTTTTAATGGGTTAAGAGCAAGAAATAATGTAAGACTAGAAAAAAATAGAGTTAAAGAATCTACCATAACTTTAGAGCGTAACTATTTGGATATTAAAAATACTATTGCTCAAGTCCATTTTGATATGATGACAGCTTACCAGCGTTGCGAAAGTTTACAAAAACAAGTAGAAGCTTATAAAGAATCATATCGAGTTAATGAAATAAGGTTTAATAACGGAATCTCTAATTTTTTAAATTATATCACTAGTAAAAATAATTTTGAAAACGCTAAAGTAAATCTAATCAACGCCCAATACGAGTATGTTTTGCAGATAAAAATTTTAGAGTATTATCGTGGTAACTTTAGTTAA
- a CDS encoding ABC transporter permease has product MLRHNIRIALRNFKKSKSSFLINVIGLSTGLACVLLIVLWINDEKLVDAFHEKKESIYQVMSNHDVENKIITMDNSSLLLGEALAEEIPEITSFTTTNADFITPIGLFSNEEEEYLGKGIFASPNFFDTFSFDLLIGDIGNVLTKKNSVVLSEDLAIKLFNTPENAIGKTLNWDYKWSDGSKEETVEVSGVFKNISSYSTLTFDAVVSTDLLAEASRWASDWKSGYAKTYLTIKPGTDITALNTKIAKYLTTKTDGREIVTLFVQQFSERYLKAPYENGVQSGGRITYIKLFAIIAILILLIACINFMNLSTAQASRRLKEIGVKKVLGSRQKALVIQFISESFLLTLFSMIVALIIVSSVLPYFNQVTGKSIYLAFSFNFILSLLGLMVVTGVLAGSYPAFYLSSFTPISVLKGKLSQSFGDLWIRKGLVIFQFALSVIFIIGVFIVNRQMAFVMEKNIGYQRDNIVTFDIHSDTENLDTFINELKGISGIAHASFMNGSILDGTDGQSGFMWRGNPRDKGIMFQSPRVGYGFIETVGIDIIEGRTFSRKFNDDHNRIILNRAAVALMELEDPIGVRIDKSGEAMEVIGVVEDFQYGSLHKKMEPLILRFRDFGTSIVMRFEDAVSFDIINQIEEVYHTFQPGYPFEFSFLDTEYQQLYEAENRVATLSKVFTLFVVLISCLGLLGLTIFNSGQRRKEIGVRKVLGASMMTIVALLSKDFLKLVVVSILIALPVAWLVMQDWLRDFAYSIHLEWWVFAVASLIVVIIALITVSIQAIKAAMVNPLESLKVE; this is encoded by the coding sequence ATGTTAAGACACAATATTCGTATAGCATTACGCAATTTTAAGAAGAGTAAGAGTAGTTTTTTAATCAATGTCATTGGACTTTCTACTGGATTAGCCTGCGTATTGCTTATTGTGCTATGGATTAATGATGAAAAACTTGTGGATGCTTTTCATGAGAAAAAGGAATCCATATATCAGGTGATGTCAAATCATGATGTGGAGAATAAAATTATAACTATGGATAATAGCTCTCTTCTTTTAGGAGAGGCTTTGGCTGAAGAAATCCCAGAGATAACATCTTTTACCACTACAAATGCTGATTTTATTACGCCCATAGGCTTGTTTTCCAACGAAGAAGAAGAATATCTGGGCAAGGGCATCTTTGCCTCTCCCAATTTCTTCGATACATTTTCTTTTGATCTGTTAATTGGAGATATAGGTAATGTGCTTACAAAGAAGAATAGTGTTGTGTTATCTGAAGACCTAGCAATAAAGCTGTTTAATACCCCTGAGAATGCTATAGGTAAAACGCTCAATTGGGACTATAAATGGAGTGATGGTTCTAAAGAAGAAACCGTGGAAGTATCAGGTGTTTTCAAAAATATTTCCTCGTATTCTACATTAACATTTGATGCCGTAGTTTCTACCGATTTACTGGCAGAAGCCTCACGCTGGGCGAGTGATTGGAAAAGTGGTTATGCAAAAACGTATTTGACCATAAAACCAGGGACAGATATCACAGCTTTGAATACCAAAATTGCCAAATATCTAACAACGAAAACTGATGGTCGTGAGATAGTTACTCTTTTTGTACAGCAATTTTCAGAACGTTACTTAAAAGCTCCCTACGAGAATGGTGTGCAATCCGGAGGTAGAATTACGTACATTAAACTATTTGCAATTATTGCCATTCTCATTTTATTGATTGCTTGTATCAACTTTATGAACTTATCGACTGCGCAAGCTAGTAGACGATTAAAGGAGATCGGTGTAAAAAAGGTGTTGGGCAGTCGTCAGAAAGCACTTGTAATTCAGTTTATAAGTGAGTCCTTTTTGCTTACCTTGTTTTCAATGATTGTGGCCCTTATCATAGTGAGTTCGGTATTGCCCTATTTTAATCAGGTTACAGGGAAATCCATTTACCTAGCTTTTAGTTTCAATTTCATCCTATCCCTTTTAGGACTTATGGTCGTTACCGGGGTTTTAGCTGGTAGTTATCCGGCATTCTACTTATCGAGTTTTACTCCTATTTCAGTTTTAAAAGGAAAGTTAAGCCAATCTTTTGGCGACCTATGGATACGAAAGGGGCTCGTGATTTTTCAGTTTGCTTTATCGGTCATTTTTATCATTGGTGTTTTTATTGTGAATCGTCAAATGGCCTTTGTCATGGAAAAGAACATTGGATATCAAAGGGATAATATTGTTACATTTGACATTCATAGCGATACAGAAAACCTAGATACATTTATCAACGAATTGAAAGGTATTTCAGGTATAGCTCATGCCTCATTTATGAACGGAAGCATATTGGACGGGACGGACGGCCAAAGCGGTTTTATGTGGCGAGGTAATCCACGTGATAAGGGTATTATGTTCCAATCGCCCAGAGTTGGCTACGGTTTTATTGAAACTGTGGGTATAGATATTATAGAAGGGAGAACTTTTTCAAGGAAATTTAACGATGATCATAATAGAATCATTCTTAATAGGGCTGCAGTAGCACTTATGGAGTTAGAAGACCCTATAGGGGTGCGTATTGACAAAAGCGGTGAAGCTATGGAAGTTATCGGTGTTGTGGAGGATTTTCAGTACGGATCACTTCACAAAAAAATGGAGCCGCTCATTCTTAGATTCAGAGATTTTGGGACAAGTATTGTGATGCGATTTGAAGATGCTGTTTCCTTTGACATCATTAATCAGATAGAAGAGGTCTATCATACGTTTCAACCCGGATATCCATTCGAATTTTCATTCCTCGATACGGAATATCAACAATTATATGAGGCAGAGAATAGAGTAGCGACCTTGTCAAAGGTCTTTACTTTATTTGTGGTTCTTATATCCTGTCTGGGACTTTTAGGTCTAACCATTTTTAATTCGGGACAAAGACGCAAGGAAATAGGTGTTCGTAAAGTGCTTGGAGCCAGTATGATGACCATTGTCGCTCTATTGTCCAAAGATTTCCTAAAACTTGTTGTAGTGTCTATTTTAATTGCTCTTCCAGTGGCCTGGCTAGTTATGCAAGATTGGCTTCGGGACTTTGCGTATAGCATACATCTGGAATGGTGGGTATTTGCGGTGGCAAGCCTTATCGTGGTAATCATCGCATTAATAACAGTAAGTATTCAAGCCATTAAAGCAGCAATGGTTAATCCTTTAGAGAGTTTAAAGGTGGAATAA
- a CDS encoding ABC transporter ATP-binding protein has protein sequence MQNTLLKLSQASRTVNSGSNKVTLLNEINLDIKEGEFISLMGPSGSGKSTLLNCIGMLDNFTGGGYVFLGDPVHSMKEKNRSKLYKEYIGFVFQAYHLIDELTVYENIETPLLYKKIKSSERKGMVADMLDRFNIVGKKDLFPSQLSGGQQQLVGIARALIGNPKLILADEPTGNLNSKQSVEIMELFSQLNQEGVTIIQATHSERNAAYGSRIIHLLDGKITS, from the coding sequence ATGCAAAACACATTATTAAAATTAAGTCAAGCATCAAGAACTGTTAATTCAGGAAGTAATAAAGTAACATTGCTTAATGAAATTAACTTGGATATAAAAGAAGGCGAATTTATATCACTGATGGGGCCTTCTGGGTCAGGGAAATCTACCTTGTTAAATTGTATAGGGATGTTAGATAATTTTACTGGAGGAGGATATGTTTTTTTGGGTGACCCGGTACATAGTATGAAAGAAAAAAATAGATCCAAACTCTATAAAGAATATATTGGTTTTGTGTTTCAGGCATATCACCTTATTGATGAGTTAACCGTTTATGAGAACATTGAAACACCTCTTTTATATAAGAAAATAAAATCTTCAGAACGAAAAGGAATGGTAGCCGATATGTTAGATCGTTTTAACATTGTCGGAAAAAAGGATTTATTTCCATCACAATTAAGTGGAGGTCAACAACAATTGGTAGGTATCGCACGAGCATTGATTGGAAATCCGAAATTAATTTTAGCAGACGAACCTACAGGAAACCTTAACTCTAAGCAGAGTGTTGAAATTATGGAGTTGTTCTCTCAATTAAATCAGGAAGGAGTAACAATTATTCAGGCTACACACTCGGAGCGTAATGCAGCTTATGGTTCTAGAATTATACACTTACTTGATGGAAAGATAACCTCTTAA
- a CDS encoding CAP domain-containing protein — MNKKITYLIIPLLLFMASCSDDETFNLDDDDTISISSQSITEEILELVNEHRQTIGMSSLSRNTVADSLAIVHTNYMISERKISHDNFDERFEQMQLKLNARSAGENVAFGYPTAETVMTGWLNSTGHRANIEGDFTHIGIAAIKNSQGTYYYTQLFYR, encoded by the coding sequence ATGAACAAAAAAATAACCTACTTAATAATCCCATTATTATTATTCATGGCTTCATGTTCGGATGATGAAACTTTCAATTTAGATGATGATGATACTATCTCCATAAGCTCACAATCTATCACTGAAGAAATTTTAGAATTAGTAAACGAACACCGTCAAACTATAGGAATGTCTAGTTTGTCTAGAAATACGGTTGCTGATAGTTTAGCAATTGTACATACTAATTATATGATCTCCGAAAGGAAAATTAGTCATGATAATTTTGATGAAAGATTTGAACAAATGCAATTAAAATTGAATGCGAGAAGCGCTGGTGAAAATGTGGCCTTTGGTTACCCAACTGCAGAAACGGTAATGACAGGCTGGCTTAATAGTACAGGACATAGAGCTAATATCGAAGGTGATTTTACACACATAGGAATTGCAGCAATAAAAAATAGTCAAGGCACATACTATTATACCCAATTGTTTTATCGTTAA